From the genome of Papaver somniferum cultivar HN1 chromosome 2, ASM357369v1, whole genome shotgun sequence, one region includes:
- the LOC113349695 gene encoding probable glycosyltransferase At5g03795 isoform X1 — MTGKSNPFSSLITSPPCNLQRSLLTISALTLITFTYLSLKSLHFPLQYSSPDISVTRQVETSEEFTDIYHSPEVFRLNYEEMEKNFKVFIYPDGDPNTFYQTPRKLTGKYASEGFFFQNIRESHFRTDNPDEAHLFFIPISCHKMRGKGTSYENMTVIVDNYVQSLIMKYPYWNRTLGADHFFVTCHDVGVRATEGVPFLVKNSIRVVCSPSYDVGFIPHKDVALPQVLQPFALPAGGNDIENRTTLGFWAGHRNSKIRVILARVWENDTELDISNNRINRATGPLVYQKRFYRTKFCICPGGSQVNSARITDSIHYGCIPVILSNYYDLPFNDILNWERFAVILKESDVYRLKYTLKEIPDEEFVLLHNNLVKVQKHFQWNTPPLRYDAFHMVMYDLWLRHHVIKY; from the exons ATGACAGGAAAATCAAATCCTTTCTCTTCTTTGATTACTTCACCACCATGTAATCTACAGAGATCTCTTTTAACTATCTCAGCTCTAACCCTAATCACTTTCACTTACCTCTCTCTTAAATCTCTCCATTTCCCACTTCAATACTCTTCTCCAGATATTTCTGTGACTCGTCAG GTTGAAACATCGGAAGAATTTACAGATATATATCACTCACCTGAAGTTTTCCGATTGAATTATGAAGAAATGGAGAAGAATTTCAAGGTTTTTATATATCCAGATGGAGATCCAAATACTTTTTATCAAACTCCTAGGAAATTGACTGGAAAGTATGCTAGTGAGGGTTTTTTCTTTCAGAATATTCGAGAAAGTCACTTTCGTACTGATAATCCAGATGAAGCCCATCTCTTCTTCATCCCTATTTCTTGTCATAAGATGAGAGGAAAG GGGACATCGTATGAGAACATGACGGTTATTGTAGATAATTATGTGCAAAGCTTAATTATGAAGTACCCTTATTGGAATAGAACCTTGGGTGCAGATCATTTTTTTGTTACTTGTCATGATGTTGGTGTAAGAGCAACTGAAGGTGTTCCATTTCTTGTTAAGAATTCAATAAGAGTTGTTTGTTCACCAAGTTATGATGTTGGATTTATTCCTCACAAGGATGTTGCTCTCCCACAAGTACTGCAGCCATTCGCTCTACCAGCTGGGGGAAACGACATAGAAAATAG GACCACTCTTGGGTTTTGGGCAGGTCATCGCAATTCTAAGATAAGGGTTATACTGGCACGTGTGTGGGAGAACGACACAGAACTTGACATCTCGAACAACCGAATAAATAGGGCAACTGGACCTCTAGTTTATCAGAAGAGATTTTATAGGACGAAATTCTGCATATGCCCTGGTGGCTCTCAGGTTAACAGCGCGCGGATCACAGACTCAATTCACTATGGATGCATTCCTG TTATTTTGTCGAATTATTATGATTTGCCATTCAATGATATCCTTAATTGGGAAAGATTTGCTGTCATACTAAAGGAGAGTGATGTGTACAGACTTAAGTATACTCTCAAAGAAATTCCTGATGAGGAATTCGTTCTGTTGCATAACAACTTAGTGAAG GTCCAGAAGCACTTCCAATGGAATACACCACCACTCAGATATGATGCGTTCCACATGGTTATGTACGATCTATGGCTGCGTCATCATGTCATCAAGTACTAA
- the LOC113349695 gene encoding probable glycosyltransferase At5g03795 isoform X2 — protein sequence MEKNFKVFIYPDGDPNTFYQTPRKLTGKYASEGFFFQNIRESHFRTDNPDEAHLFFIPISCHKMRGKGTSYENMTVIVDNYVQSLIMKYPYWNRTLGADHFFVTCHDVGVRATEGVPFLVKNSIRVVCSPSYDVGFIPHKDVALPQVLQPFALPAGGNDIENRTTLGFWAGHRNSKIRVILARVWENDTELDISNNRINRATGPLVYQKRFYRTKFCICPGGSQVNSARITDSIHYGCIPVILSNYYDLPFNDILNWERFAVILKESDVYRLKYTLKEIPDEEFVLLHNNLVKVQKHFQWNTPPLRYDAFHMVMYDLWLRHHVIKY from the exons ATGGAGAAGAATTTCAAGGTTTTTATATATCCAGATGGAGATCCAAATACTTTTTATCAAACTCCTAGGAAATTGACTGGAAAGTATGCTAGTGAGGGTTTTTTCTTTCAGAATATTCGAGAAAGTCACTTTCGTACTGATAATCCAGATGAAGCCCATCTCTTCTTCATCCCTATTTCTTGTCATAAGATGAGAGGAAAG GGGACATCGTATGAGAACATGACGGTTATTGTAGATAATTATGTGCAAAGCTTAATTATGAAGTACCCTTATTGGAATAGAACCTTGGGTGCAGATCATTTTTTTGTTACTTGTCATGATGTTGGTGTAAGAGCAACTGAAGGTGTTCCATTTCTTGTTAAGAATTCAATAAGAGTTGTTTGTTCACCAAGTTATGATGTTGGATTTATTCCTCACAAGGATGTTGCTCTCCCACAAGTACTGCAGCCATTCGCTCTACCAGCTGGGGGAAACGACATAGAAAATAG GACCACTCTTGGGTTTTGGGCAGGTCATCGCAATTCTAAGATAAGGGTTATACTGGCACGTGTGTGGGAGAACGACACAGAACTTGACATCTCGAACAACCGAATAAATAGGGCAACTGGACCTCTAGTTTATCAGAAGAGATTTTATAGGACGAAATTCTGCATATGCCCTGGTGGCTCTCAGGTTAACAGCGCGCGGATCACAGACTCAATTCACTATGGATGCATTCCTG TTATTTTGTCGAATTATTATGATTTGCCATTCAATGATATCCTTAATTGGGAAAGATTTGCTGTCATACTAAAGGAGAGTGATGTGTACAGACTTAAGTATACTCTCAAAGAAATTCCTGATGAGGAATTCGTTCTGTTGCATAACAACTTAGTGAAG GTCCAGAAGCACTTCCAATGGAATACACCACCACTCAGATATGATGCGTTCCACATGGTTATGTACGATCTATGGCTGCGTCATCATGTCATCAAGTACTAA